One Mercurialis annua linkage group LG3, ddMerAnnu1.2, whole genome shotgun sequence DNA window includes the following coding sequences:
- the LOC126672563 gene encoding uncharacterized protein LOC126672563 translates to MWFDGSRTSQGAGAGVHIITPLGASYQLSFRLRFECTNNQAEYEALIFGFEILAELGAKAINVKGDSLLVIKQVTGEFKCESELLVRYCNKAKYLVEGFQDTRIEYTERADNSVANDLAQHGSGYKVNHQFDAIEREAPNLHTGGITIDERQFSVYQLDVTQDWRVELLKWFEEPDPTDRRLRTLALNYVVLAGELYKKGFEGLLLRCIGPKEAMLAMAEVHEGIAGAHQAGPRMRWLIHKYGFYWLKMEQDCVRYAKGCEACQKFGPIQHVPAEDLHSIIKPWPFRGWAVDLIGKIYPGSSDGHAFVIIATCYFTKWVEAKPLKSPTQEAVIKFFKEYIVHRHGLPESITTDQGTMFTGGDISW, encoded by the coding sequence ATGTGGTTCGACGGGTCCAGGacaagccagggggcaggcgccGGAGTTCACATCATCACGCCCTTGGGAGCATCCTACCAGTTGTCATTCAGACTCCGGTTCGAATGTACTAACAAtcaagcagaatatgaggccctaATATTCGGTTTCGAGATTTTAGCCGAGCTTGGGGCAAAGGCGATCAACGTCAAAGGAGATTCTTTGCTAGTCATTAAACAAGTGACAGGAGAATTCAAATGCGAGTCCGAGCTATTGGTGAGatattgcaacaaggcgaaaTACTTGGTCGAAGGCTTTCAGGATACGAGGATAGAATACACAGAGAGGGCCGATAACAGCGTTGCAAACGACCTAGCTCAGCACGGTAGTGGTTACAAGGTAAACCATCAGTTCGACGCTATAGAGAGGGAAGCGCCGAATCTCCATACCGGGGGCATCACGATCGACGAAAGACAATTCTCAGTTTACCAGCTGGACgtcacccaagattggagggTCGAGCTCCTGAAATGGTTTGAAGAGCCAGATCCCACGGATAGGAGGTTGAGAACGTTGGCCCTGAATTACGTTGTGTTAGCCGGCGAACTATATAAGAAGGGCTTCGAAGGGCTACTCTTGAGGTGCATCGGTCCAAAAGAAGCTATGCTTGCAATGGCCGAGGTACACGAAGGAATAGCTGGCGCTCACCAAGCGGGTCCCAGAATGAGGTGGTTGATCCATAAATACGGTTTTTACTGGCTGAAAATGGAACAGGACTGCGTAAGATATGCCAAAGGTTGTGAAGCCTGTCAAAAATTTGGCCCGATACAGCACGTCCCGGCCGAAGACCTGCACTCCATTATCAAGCCATGGCCATTCAGAGGATGGGCAGTCGACCTAATAGGGAAGATATACCCTGGCTCGTCAGACGGTCATGCTTTTGTGATTATCGCCACTTGCTATTTTACCAAATGGGTCGAAGCTAAACCCTTGAAGTCGCCGACACAGGAAGCGGTGATCAAGTTCTTCAAAGAATACATCGTCCACCGACACGGGTTACCCGAGTCTATAACCACagatcaagggacgatgttcacaGGAGGCGACATAAGTTGGTAG